One stretch of Prionailurus viverrinus isolate Anna chromosome C1, UM_Priviv_1.0, whole genome shotgun sequence DNA includes these proteins:
- the NKAIN1 gene encoding sodium/potassium-transporting ATPase subunit beta-1-interacting protein 1 isoform X2 — protein MQPGWCSGLAGMHLSSASTWRSDSCPRPLCPQDRDFIMTFNTSLHRSWWMENGPGCLVTPVLNSRLALEDHHVISVTGCLLDYPYIEALSSALQIFLALFGFVFACYVSKVFLEEEDSFDFIGGFDSYGYQAPQKTSHLQLQPLYTSG, from the exons aTGCAGCCTGGCTGGTGCTCTGGGTTGGCTGGAATGCATTTATCATCTGCTTCTACCTGGAGGTCGGACAGCTGTCCCAG gcccctctgcccccaggacCGGGACTTCATCATGACCTTCAACACGTCCCTGCACCGCTCCTGGTGGATGGAGAATGGGCCAGGCTGCCTAGTGACACCTGTCCTGAACTCCCGCCTGGCCCTGGAAGACCACCATGTCATCTCTGTCACCGGCTGCCTGCTTGACTATCCCTACATCGAAGCACTCAGCAGTGCTCTGCAGATCTTCCTGGCT CTGTTCGGCTTTGTGTTCGCCTGCTACGTGAGCAAAGtgttcctggaggaggaggacagcT TCGACTTCATCGGTGGCTTTGACTCCTACGGAtaccaggcgccccagaagacgTCGCATTTACAACTGCAGCCTCTGTACAC GTCGGGGTAG